The sequence CGATGCGGCTTTTGTGCTCGATCTTTACCGGGACCACGTATCGGCCCGAGCGTACCGTGACCAGCCGTTCCTGCAGATACTGCGTCACGGCCGGTGTGTCGAGCAGCCGGTCGAAGGTCTCGCCGATCTGCTCGCGCAGCCGAATCTGACGGGCGCGCAGGCGCTCGAGCTCGGGGCTGGCCGTGTCGAGCATCTGCCCCTGGTCGTCGAAGCAGCGTAGGATCTCGTGCTCGACCCCCTTGGCCGAGACCAGCCGCCGTGTGCGCTGGTGCAGCAGCGGCAGGTCGCTGTGCATCTCGTTGATCGTCTGCTTGATCAGCCGCGAGCAACGCAAGGTGCGGGCCACGGCGATCAGCTCGTCGGGATCGAGCGCAGCGTCGAGCCGCACGCGTTTGATCACGTCGTCCAGGTCGTGGACGCCATCGAAGTTCAGGTCGCGACCGGTGGAGAGTACCCCGCGCGACTCGGATGTCTCGGCCAGATCCGCGCGGACTTGATCGAGGTCGCTTTGCGGCTCGAGCGCCCGGCAAGCAGCGGCGCCGCCGCGGGTGCGGGCGAAGCCGGCTAAATACTGCAGCAGCCTGGGCCAGTCCAACGCGGCCAGCGTGCGCCGCTCTAGGGTCTCACGCGCCATCTCAGGTTCCTGGTTTGCGGCGCGGGCGGCGTAGGTCGAACCTGCCGCGGATGCTGTCGTCGATCAGCAACGTGCCCTGGAATACCTGGAACTGCAGGTCGCTGGAGAAGCTGTCGCTGCCGTTGAGTTCGATCTTGTGCGCCAACGGACCATCGGGTCCCTCGAGTCGAAATCGGAAGGATCCGGAGAGCCTGTTTTGCAGACCCTCGGTGCGAAGCACGATTCCGGGCGTGGCAACCTCGGACAGTTCGGGCGGCAGCTCGTCAAAATCGAGCAGTTCCAGCCGGCCGACGAGGATTGTCTGTGTCTGGCTTTTGCTCATCCGCTGCTCGATTATGTTGAATCGCGTCTCGATTTTGCCGCTGTCGGAAAACGCCAGCCGTCCGTGGAACTCGTCCCCCTGATATTCGTAGTGCGGCGCGTGCGGCCAGAGGGCCAGGACCAACAGCAGCGCCAGCAATACGCAGGCCAGCAGCACGAAGGTCGGCATCGGCAGGCCCAGGACCTTGCGCTGTTTGGGCGTCATCTGCCCGACGCGCACGGCCTCGCGGGTCAGGCTCCTGATGCGTTCCGAGCGGTCCTGGGTTTCGTTTAATCGTATCGGCCGCCGTTCGCGGCGTCGCTGGGCCTGGGCCTTGCCGCGCTCGACGATCCGGGCGACATCCGAATGCTCGTCGTCCTGCTTGCGTCTGCTCATCGCACCATAATATCAAAACACGGCAGCCGTGGCTGATTACGAAAATGAGCCGGTCTGGGACCGGCTCATCGTGGTTGGTTGTTGGTTCCCGACTTGTAGCTAAGCGCGTTTGCGGATCAGCTTGCGGAAGTGCGGCACGACCTCTTTGGGGATCATCGTGATCCGGCGGTAGCGGATCGCCACGTTCTCAAGACGCAGCTCGTACTGGCGCTTGGGGTCGTGCTCGCTGGCCTCGATCGTCACCTTCAACGGAACCTGTGACTCGGTGATCTCGCGTTCGAGCGACTTGTAGGTTTTGTAGTAGGCGAACATCCGGCGGCCGCGCGCCGAATCGAAGAAATCGAAGTTCTTATTGCGCGAGGGCGGCTCGGTTGCGCCCAGCAGTCGAAGGAGATCGCGGCCGAACTCTTTGTCCATGCTCATACTCTGCGCCTCTCAAGTGCTGATTGCCTATTGCGCTGTGATGTCTGCTCAGCGGGATCGGCGATCGCAAAACGGGAAAAGGGGCGCTTTCCCCAGGTGGCTATCGTCCGGGCCTGTCAGGGCCCCTCAACTTGGCTCCCTAAAGGCCCGAAGATTTTATTTGAACCACGGCCCTTAGTGCAAGCATATTTATTACTTATCTCAAACAAGGCGCTTGTGTCGATGAGCCCGGATACATATCATTGAGTCATGAATGAACAGAACGGTACCCAACCCGGGGTCGAAATCCGCAACCTGCTGATCGATCTGGCGATTATCCTGGCGATGATGGGCCTGCTCACCCTGCGCATTAAGGGCTATTTTTAGCAGGGGAAAACATATTCCCATAAAAAAGCCGAGGGCGCAGGCCCTCGGCTTGGATCGTCTGGCGCGCCCGGGAGGATTCGAACCCCCAACCTACGGATCCGTAGTCCGTTGCTCTATCCATTTGGGCTACAGGCGCTTCAAATGGGCGGCCTTAATAGCACGCCCGATCGATCGCTGTCAACCCTTCGACTTTCCCCGGTTTGAAGGCCGGGCTTGCTCAGGATTGACCCTTCGGCTTGTACTCCGGGCAGGCCCTGAGAGGCGCTTTCAACCCCGCCTTGAAAGGCGGGGGTTGGCGTCGTCGAATGGGTCAACTGATAATTCTACAGTACTACAGCTCGCTGAGCTTGAGGTTGAACGCTTCGGCCACGCCGGGGCAGGTGACCCGGCCCTGGTGTACGTTCACGCCGAGCTTCAGCGGCTGATTCTCCGCGATCGCCCGCCCGAACCCCTTGTCGGCCAGCTCCAACGCGTAGCTCAGCGTGACGTTGGTCAGCGCGTAGGTGCTGGTGCGCGGCACGATCCCGGGCATGTTGGCTACGCAGTAGTGCACTACGCCGTACTTGACGAACGTCGGCTCGGCGTGGGTCGTGGCCCGGGTGGTTTCGATGCAGCCGCCCTGGTCTACGCTGATATCGATCAGCGCTGATCCGGGACGCATGCTTTTGACCATCTCGCGCGTCACCAGCTTGGGCGCCCTGGCCCCGGGGATCAGCACCGCGCCGATCAATAGATCCGCGCGCGCGACCTCGGTGGCGATGTTGGCGCGGTTGCTCATCAGGGTCACGACTTGGCCGCGGTGGATATCGTGGATGTAACGCAGCCGTTTGGGGCTGATGTCGAGGATCGTCACCAGCGCGCCCATGCCCACCGCGATCTCGCAGGCGCACGAGCCGGACACGCCCGCGCCGATGATCACCACCCGCGCGGGGGCCACGCCCGATACTCCGGCGAGCAGTACTCCCGAGCCGCCGTTCTCGGTCTCGAGGCACCACGCTCCGACCTGCGCCGAGAGCTTGCCCGCGACCTCGCTCATCGGCGTGAGCAGCGGCAGGCTGCCGTCGGGCAGTTCGATGGTCTCGTAGGCCACGCCGGTGCACTTGCTGTGCATCATCCGCTGGGTCAGGTCCCTGTCGGCGGCCAAATGCAGGTAGGTGAACAGCAGCAGGTCCGGCCGCAACAGGTCGATCTCGGGCCCGATCGGCTCCTTGACCTTGATCACCATCTCCGAGCTGTTCCAGACATCCGCGGCCTTGGAGACCAGCTTGGCCCCGGCCTGCTGGAAATCGCGGTCGGAGATGCCGCTGCCTACGCCTGCTCCGCGCTGGATCAGCACGCTGTGCTTGTGTGCGACCATCGCTGCCACGCCCGCGGGCGTGATGGCCACGCGCCTCTCCTCGGTCTTGATCTCTTCTGGGACCCCGACGATCATGGCGTTACTCCAAATGTTTGTGTGTGCAGCAGGAACGGGTGCCTAGTGGTAATAAGGATTTTATCCCAGATGGGAGAATTGGCAATAGCTAAAGGATGTTGAAGGAGCGACTCAGCTCAGGACCATCTCGTTTAGCCCCATCTCCTGCAACACCTCCGGATAGAGCCCGAAGGCCGGCCTGAGCAGAGGCAGCACCTTCAGCGCGCGCCCCACGTCCCCCTCGGCCTTGATCTTGCCGCGGACCAGCTCGGCGATCACGTCTTGGCGGCCGTGCCAGAAGCGGTGAAATCCCTCTGAATCCTGGGTCAGCACCAGGTCTGCGTTGTTCTTCTCGTCGAAGCTGTAGCTCAGGCATTTGCCCTCGGGAGCTTCGGGGTCGCCGAAGAATACGTTGAGTGTCAGGTCGTGATCCGCGCAGATGAAGCACATCTTGATC comes from Candidatus Alcyoniella australis and encodes:
- the ald gene encoding alanine dehydrogenase, which codes for MIVGVPEEIKTEERRVAITPAGVAAMVAHKHSVLIQRGAGVGSGISDRDFQQAGAKLVSKAADVWNSSEMVIKVKEPIGPEIDLLRPDLLLFTYLHLAADRDLTQRMMHSKCTGVAYETIELPDGSLPLLTPMSEVAGKLSAQVGAWCLETENGGSGVLLAGVSGVAPARVVIIGAGVSGSCACEIAVGMGALVTILDISPKRLRYIHDIHRGQVVTLMSNRANIATEVARADLLIGAVLIPGARAPKLVTREMVKSMRPGSALIDISVDQGGCIETTRATTHAEPTFVKYGVVHYCVANMPGIVPRTSTYALTNVTLSYALELADKGFGRAIAENQPLKLGVNVHQGRVTCPGVAEAFNLKLSEL